The Sulfurihydrogenibium azorense Az-Fu1 genome contains the following window.
CAAGGTCGTAAGGAGCTGTTAGGGAGGTTATGTTGTTTGCTTTAAAACTATAAGTTTTATCTTTTATGTGATTTACTGCAACTCCAATGTTTGTCAGTAATTTTTCCATTGTTTGTATATCTAATAGATTTGGAAGGTTTTCTATTATAACTTCTTCATCTGTTAGTATCGTTGCAGCCATGTTTGGAAGAGCTGCATTTTTTGCTCCCGATACCTCTAAAACACCTTCTAACCTACATCCTCCTTCAACTATTAAAGCCTCTTTCAACTTTATCTCTTCCTTTATCATCTTTCTTACCTCAAATATTATATTTTACTTGCAATTAAAACTCTATCTATTCCTGCAAGGTCTTTGTAGATTTTTATATTTTTAAAGCCATTTCTTTCTAAGATGCTTTTTACCTTTTCTGCTTGATTTATTCCTATCTCAAAGGCAAAAAATCCGTATTCTTTTAAATAATTTTTAAATTTTTCTACTATCTTTTCGTAAAATTCTGTCCCAACTTTACCTGATATTAGAGCTTCTTTTGGTTCTTTTTTTACCTCTTCTGGAAGACTTTCATACTCATCTTCTGATATGTAAGGAGGGTTTGAAACTACAAAATCAAGTCTGTCTAAGTTTAAGTCTTTTACATCATCTTTCATAACATCAAATTTTATCAAAGTAAGTCTGTCTAAAAGATCGTACTTTTCTGCGTTTATCTTTGTTATTTTTAAGGCTTTTTCTGATATATCTAAAGCATACATTTTTAAATCTTTTTTGTTATACAGTAAAGATACAGATATACAACCACTCCCTACTCCTACCTCAAGACCTAATGGATTTTTTAAGTTTTCTAACTGGTGCAACACTTTCTCAACTAACACTTCTGTTTCCGGGCGAGGGATTAAAACTCCTTCTTCTATGTAAAACTCAAGTCCAAAAAACTCTTTCTTTTTTATTAGATACCCAAGGGGAACTTTTTTTGACCTTTGTAATGCTACATTAATAGCTTCTTGATAATCTTTTATTTCTAAATCTGGGTCTGTGAAGATTTTATGTTTTGGAATTTTAAGGATTTCTTGGAGTATTATAAGAGCTTCAAGTTGAGGGTTTTCAATATCTGCTTTTTTTAATATATTAACTACCATCTCAAACAAAGTTTTTAACTTCATTGAAACTTAGGAAGTCTCCAGTTGTATAGTATAGCTACTATCCTTATCATTAACACCATTAAACTACACACTATTGCAGATACTGTAAGGTCTTGGGTTAGGGTTATTGTTATATAAAAACCTATTGAGCCAATTATACTACAGCTTGCATAAAAGTCATCTCTTAAAACTGATGGGACTTTTCCAAGTAGAAGGTCGCTTATTATTCCTCCTCCTACTCCTGTTAAGGTTGCAAGTATAACGATACCAAAAAATGAAACGTCTGCGTTGTAAGCTATGAGAGCTCCGGTTGTTGTAAAAGCTGACAAACCTATGGCATCTGGTATAAGTATGTAGTATTTATTTCCTATATCTCCTTTTGCTACTTTGTAAATTATTATTGCAAGCCATACCCCAAGCAGGGCTACACTCATATCTGTTAAAGACTTTAAAGCGTTTGGAACAGTGTTTATAAGTAAATCTCTGGTTATACCACCTCCAAGTGCAGTCATTACACCTAAAACTGTTATACCAAGTAAGTCTAAGCCTTCCTTTATTGCCTTTAACGACCCTGTCATAGCAAAGGCCACTATACCTATAATATTCATTATGTAGAATATCTCTTTAGTTATTTCCATAACTGCTTATCAACCTCTAACTCTCCGTTGTAAACTATGTTAAAGTTATTATCAAACTTTACTTTAAAACCGTAAAATTTTACACCTTCTTTTAAAGCAGTTTCAAAAATTTTAGAAAAGTTTGGGTCTGTGTTATAGTTAGGAAGGAAAGTATCACACTCCCTTAAAGATAAAATCATAATGGCAGCTTCAAAACCCTCTTTTTTTATCTCTATAAGATGTTTTAAATGTTTTAAACCTCTTGTTGTAGGAGCATCTGGAAAAAGACAACGGTTATCTACCAAAAGATTACATCCTTTTAGCTCTATGTACAATTTATCATCAACTAAAAAATCTAACCTACTATCTTTATAAACTATCTCAGACTTTATTTTACTTGGTTTAAAGCCAAGTAGTCCCATCTGTATAATTTTTTTACCTATTTTTGAGTGGAGAGAAGTGTTAATTAAAACAAAACCTTCTTCCATCTTTGCAGCAAGGAGTTTATAGGGAAGTTTATTATGTTGTTTACTTTTTAAAAGTAAAATTTCCCTTCCTTGTGTAAGGATCTCTTTTAATCTTCCTGTATCAGATATATGAAAGCTAACTTCTTTACCATCTAACAGACAAACACCAACAAACCTGTTTTTCCTGTATAAAAATGTTCCACTAACTGGTTTGCCAATCTCTGACGAGTTAAGTATTATCATCTAAATTTAAAAACTCAAAGGCTGGTTTTAGTGCTACTCTTCCTTTTGCTGTTCTTTTGATAAAACCTATTTTTAGTAGGTAGGGCTCTATAACTTCTTCTATTGTTCTTTTATCTTCTGATATGGCAAAAGAGATTGTGTTTAATCCTACAGGTCCACCGTTAAACTGGATAACAAGAGTTTTTAAATACTTTAGACTTAAACTGTCTATTCCCAGCTCCTGAATTGATAAAAATCTCAAAGCCTGATTTGCAACTTCTTTATCAATAACTTTATTTCCATGGATAACAGCGTAATCGTAAACTCTGCTTAAAAGTTTATTGGCAATTCTTGGAGTTCCTTTTGAGTGTTTTGCAATCTCTAAAGCTCCTTCTTGTGTGATTGGGATATTGTTGATAGTGGCAGTTCTTAAGATTATTTTTGATAGAGAGTCTTCATCGTAAAAATCAAGGTTTAAAACTATTCCAAACCTTGACATCAAAGGAGATGAAAGCATACCAACCCTTGTAGTTGCACCTATAAGTGTAAATTTTGCAAGGTCAAGTCTAATTGCTTTTGCAGACCTTCCTTTCCTTCCAGACCCTCCTCCAAGTATAACATCAACCTTAAAATCTTCCATAGCAGAGTAAAGTATCTCTTCCAGACTTGGAGATAGTCTATGAATCTCATCTATAAATAGAATATCATTATCTTTTAAAGAAGTAAGAAGTCCTATTAAATCGCCTTTTTTCTCTAAAACAGGAGCTGAGGTTATCTTTATATTACTTCCCATCTCATTAGCTATTACTGATGCAAGGGTTGTTTTACCAAGTCCGGGAGGTCCAGAGAGAATAACATGGTCAAGAGGTTTGTTTTTTAACTTTGCAGCTTCTATAAATACTTTAAGTTGTCTTTTTACCTCATCTTGCCCAATAAAATCATCTAAAAATTTTGGTCTTACTGACAACTCAATCTTTTCCATAAGGAATATTATAACTCTAATATCACTTAGAAGGAATAATTGAGGTAAAAATCCCAAAGCTTTCTATTCAGATAGTTGTAGAAAATGCAATCGAATTGCAGTCGTCGTCCTATCGAAAATGGCAGTTTTTGAGTCTCAATTAGAATAGGTTGATTGAGATTAATCGAGTTAAGTAATTGAAAAATAATCACTGTCGATCTCCAGTGATTTTTGCAGGATCAAAGGTCGACAGGAAAAAATACATTCCGGTGTATAAGTTTCAATACACAGTGAACACCTACCCCTTTAAAATAATTTCAACAAAAACAGGAGGTAGGTTATATGAAAGGTATTATAGGAACCCCTATGTATATGACAACACTCTTTCCTAAAAAACTATCAAACAAGATTAAAGACATTCCTTTAACAAAAGAAGCCAAAAAAAGACTAAAATGGATACAGCACTACCAAGATACAAAAAATATATCCAAAACCTGCAGATACTTCGGAATATCAAGAACTACCTTCTATAAATGGTTTGAAAGATACAAAAAAGACGGACTTGAAGGACTTCTTGATAGACCTAAAACACCAAAAAACACAAGAAAACCAACTATAAGAAATCAGTACAGAGAACAAATAATAAAAGTCAGGAAACAAAACCCAACTTGGAGCAAAGAAAAAATATCGGCATATCTACAAGAAGAAAAAAACATAAAAGTATCACCATCTACAGTGTATAAAGTATTAAAAGAAGAAGGATTAATAGAGAGAACAAAATCAATTAAAATACAAAACAAAAGAAAAAAGAGTATAAAGAAGAAAAGGACAAAAAGAGGCTTGCAAGCACAAGCCCCAGGGGATGTAGTACAAATAGACGTAAAACACCTGAACATCGCAGGTGCAACATATTACCAATTCACAGCTATAGATAAGTATAGCAGATTTTGTTTTGCACGGGTATATGAAAGTAAAAATTCAAAGAAAACAAAAGAATTTTATATTGAGTTAAATGAGTATTTTGAATTTGAGATAAAGAGGGTACAAACAGATAACGGGAGTGAGTTTTTAGGGGAGTTTAACAAGTATTTAACGGATATAGGAGTGGAGCATTACTTTAGCTATCCAAGGAGTCCAAAGACTAATGGTGTTGTAGAAAGATTGATAAGGACAATAGAAGAGGAGTTATGGTTGATAGAGGGATTAGATTACACATTAGAGGAGATGAATAAGAAGTTAAGGAAGTATGTAAGGAAGTACAATTTTATAAGGCCACATCATTCTTTAGGATACAAAAGACCAGCAGACATTGTTTATGGAGTATGATAAAATTTTTAGGTGAAGGTGTTCACGATGTATAGAACTCATACATCCGGTTGCATTTTTTGGAAAAGTGTATTATAATATCTAACAGTTGATAATAAAGGATTTGAACCTTGACAACCGAATAGGCTAAAAGAAGGGTTTTTCTCCCGACTATGAGGGAATTGAAACCTACATCACTTTTTTAGATTTGTCAAATCTAAAGTGAGTTTTTCTCCCGACTATGAGGGAATTGAAACCCATAACACACCTCCTATTTAAATTTTTTTTGGGACGTTTTTCTCCCGACTATGAGGGAATTGAAACTACTCTAAATAAAGTTTTTCAAGTCCAGAATCAAAAGTTTTTCTCCCGACTATGAGGGAATTGAAACTATTTTTCCCATTTAGCTTTCCTATATACACTCCCGTTTTTCTCCCGACTATGAGGGAATTGAAACAGGGTTGTAAACGATGAAGTGGGGGAATTGTCCCCCAGTTTTTCTCCCGACTATGAGGGAATTGAAATTTGACAGCATCACGCAAAAAGATGAAAGAAAGACCCGGTTTTTCTCCCGACTATGAGGGAATTGAAACTCAGATGCACTATCAGAAGAAAGAGATTTGTCTTCGTTTTTCTCCCGACTATGAGGGAATTGAAACATTGCTTTTCTGATTGCAATAAGTCCAACCAAAGCACTGTTTTTCTCCCGACTATGAGGGAATTGAAGTGATTTAAAATCTGTTGTGTGAATAAATCCTTTATTTGGTTTTTCTCCCGATTATGAGGGAATTTTCATCTCTGTTTCTCTTTTTTGTCTAAACTGTGCTAAAATCTTTTAAAGAAAGACAAAAAGAGGAAAAAAATGGGTTTTAATTTGGGTGAAATTTTGGCAGTAGCTTTGCCAGTTCAAGGGGAACAAATCAAAAAAGGTCAAGTTTACGCAGTAAAAACAAAAGCATTCTACTTAAAAACCAATATCAAGCTTTACAATCAAGACGATTCTGAACGAAAATCAAGACCCATAATAATAATCGATAAAAACCAAGATGTAATAAAATTCATCGCACTCTCAACCACTCCTTCTTATAATTTAAAAACAGGAAAATATAGAAAGAGAATAAGCTTAGAAAACTGTAAGTTTGAAGGAGATGGATTTTGTGCTAACATCAAGATAAAAAAAGAAGCTTATATTTTCGTTAGAGATAATAGAGACAGATTTTATATCAATGAAAAAATATTTAAAGATTTAAAAAGTAATCGTGAAGCTAAACTTTGTGGAAAATGTGAAAACTTTGGAGGGAAAACAAATTGAATTCTGCAGATAAAATATACAATTTTTTAATAAACTTTGACGAAGAAGGACTAAATCACATAAAAAAAATGTTTTACACTCAAATATCAAAACAATCTTATCAAATCTTATACCAAGACAAAGATGATTTACTCAATGACTTCATAACATACAAACTAATACCAAAAAGAAAAGAAATAGCCGAAAAATTTTCACAATCTACAGATGGACTTGTATCTTATATATCAATAGCAATAGAAAACTTCTTAAAAACAGAAATAACAAAAAAAATTTACAAGTCAGAAATGTTTCAAAATTCTGTTTATTATAATCAAGAAGAAGATGAAAAAGAAGACACATTTGAAAGAGTTTTAGAAACTACTCAAGCTAAGGAATACGACGTGTTAGTAA
Protein-coding sequences here:
- the prmC gene encoding peptide chain release factor N(5)-glutamine methyltransferase, which translates into the protein MKLKTLFEMVVNILKKADIENPQLEALIILQEILKIPKHKIFTDPDLEIKDYQEAINVALQRSKKVPLGYLIKKKEFFGLEFYIEEGVLIPRPETEVLVEKVLHQLENLKNPLGLEVGVGSGCISVSLLYNKKDLKMYALDISEKALKITKINAEKYDLLDRLTLIKFDVMKDDVKDLNLDRLDFVVSNPPYISEDEYESLPEEVKKEPKEALISGKVGTEFYEKIVEKFKNYLKEYGFFAFEIGINQAEKVKSILERNGFKNIKIYKDLAGIDRVLIASKI
- a CDS encoding trimeric intracellular cation channel family protein, whose translation is MEITKEIFYIMNIIGIVAFAMTGSLKAIKEGLDLLGITVLGVMTALGGGITRDLLINTVPNALKSLTDMSVALLGVWLAIIIYKVAKGDIGNKYYILIPDAIGLSAFTTTGALIAYNADVSFFGIVILATLTGVGGGIISDLLLGKVPSVLRDDFYASCSIIGSIGFYITITLTQDLTVSAIVCSLMVLMIRIVAILYNWRLPKFQ
- the sfsA gene encoding DNA/RNA nuclease SfsA, with the protein product MIILNSSEIGKPVSGTFLYRKNRFVGVCLLDGKEVSFHISDTGRLKEILTQGREILLLKSKQHNKLPYKLLAAKMEEGFVLINTSLHSKIGKKIIQMGLLGFKPSKIKSEIVYKDSRLDFLVDDKLYIELKGCNLLVDNRCLFPDAPTTRGLKHLKHLIEIKKEGFEAAIMILSLRECDTFLPNYNTDPNFSKIFETALKEGVKFYGFKVKFDNNFNIVYNGELEVDKQLWK
- the ruvB gene encoding Holliday junction branch migration DNA helicase RuvB codes for the protein MEKIELSVRPKFLDDFIGQDEVKRQLKVFIEAAKLKNKPLDHVILSGPPGLGKTTLASVIANEMGSNIKITSAPVLEKKGDLIGLLTSLKDNDILFIDEIHRLSPSLEEILYSAMEDFKVDVILGGGSGRKGRSAKAIRLDLAKFTLIGATTRVGMLSSPLMSRFGIVLNLDFYDEDSLSKIILRTATINNIPITQEGALEIAKHSKGTPRIANKLLSRVYDYAVIHGNKVIDKEVANQALRFLSIQELGIDSLSLKYLKTLVIQFNGGPVGLNTISFAISEDKRTIEEVIEPYLLKIGFIKRTAKGRVALKPAFEFLNLDDNT
- a CDS encoding IS481 family transposase, giving the protein MKGIIGTPMYMTTLFPKKLSNKIKDIPLTKEAKKRLKWIQHYQDTKNISKTCRYFGISRTTFYKWFERYKKDGLEGLLDRPKTPKNTRKPTIRNQYREQIIKVRKQNPTWSKEKISAYLQEEKNIKVSPSTVYKVLKEEGLIERTKSIKIQNKRKKSIKKKRTKRGLQAQAPGDVVQIDVKHLNIAGATYYQFTAIDKYSRFCFARVYESKNSKKTKEFYIELNEYFEFEIKRVQTDNGSEFLGEFNKYLTDIGVEHYFSYPRSPKTNGVVERLIRTIEEELWLIEGLDYTLEEMNKKLRKYVRKYNFIRPHHSLGYKRPADIVYGV